A genomic stretch from Solanum stenotomum isolate F172 chromosome 8, ASM1918654v1, whole genome shotgun sequence includes:
- the LOC125873918 gene encoding MADS-box protein SOC1-like has product MSHLTKKRCRNTRNLNESARKVILEKRLASLCKQAEELSILCDIKVGVVAFTPGETKAFAWPCLTQANATINEYLACDEAKQQIKLFTQEIYLQRKVDARENYIDKIEQTAEKKEMENLFNQLAWGKSIQELDARETKGLLKLFEAKQTKLNERKTKLNEHVDGNVLNQTGANDSNAGEENGRNP; this is encoded by the coding sequence ATGAGTCACTTGACTAAAAAGAGGTGTAGGAATACTAGGAATCTCAATGAGAGTGCGAGAAAAGTCATTTTAGAGAAAAGATTAGCATCACTATGTAAGCAAGCAGAAGAACTGTCTATTCTATGTGATATAAAAGTCGGTGTGGTTGCTTTTACACCTGGTGAAACCAAAGCTTTTGCTTGGCCTTGTTTAACCCAGGCTAATGCCACAATAAATGAGTATTTAGCTTGCGATGAGgccaaacaacaaattaagttGTTCACACAAGAAATCTATCTTCAACGAAAAGTTGATGCTCGGGAAAACTATATTGATAAAATAGAGCAAACAGCTGAAAAGAAGGAAATGGAGAACCTATTCAACCAACTTGCTTGGGGAAAAAGCATTCAGGAACTAGATGCTAGAGAAACTAAAGGTTTGTTAAAGCTATTTGAAGCAAAGCAGACTAAACTTAATGAAAGGAAGACTAAACTCAATGAACATGTAGATGGAAATGTTTTAAATCAAACTGGTGCTAATGATAGCAATGCTGGAGAAGAGAATGGTAGGAATCCTTAG